The Methanobrevibacter millerae genome includes the window TCACATGTCAAGGTTTCTGAAATTATTATAAGTAATAATGTAGGTGATTGAATGAAAATCAACGTTAAAAAGCATACGATGATGTATCCTGCTCCAGCTGTTGTTGCAAGTGCCTATGATGAAGATGGTAATGCTGATGCATGTACACTAGCGTTCGCCACAATGTGTTCTCACCATCCTCCTGCAGTCATGATAGCTATTAATTCAACTTTGAAAAGAAAAACATTGAAAAGCATTTTGGATAGTGAAGAGTTTTGTTTGGCTTTTCCAAGTGTAGAACATATGGTTGAAGTTGATTATTTGGGTATTGAATCAGGTTATAATGCTAATAAACTGGAAAAAATTAATTTCAATTATCGTAAAGCTCAAAAGGTAAATGCTCCAATAATAGATGAGTTTAAAGTATCTTTGGAGTGTAAGGTAATGCATATTGCCGAAGTTGGTTCACATACACAAATCACTGGAGAAATTGTTAATGTTCAGGCCGATGAAAGTGTTTTGAATGAAAAAAATAAGATTGATTTTGAACTGCTTGACCCTTTGGCCTATGATGACATTACACATTCATATTATAGAACCGGTGAAAAAATAGACAATGCATTCAAACCAGGTTTGAAATTCAAAAAATAGTTTAATGTGGTTTATTCCACATTAAATTGCATTGATTTTTAATTTGATATCATATTTCGCAAATCTTGTTTCTTTGATAAATTTGTTCATGTCCTTATCCAATTTGCGTGCCAATATCATAACTATTTCCAAAAAACTATCAAAATCTTCTTTTGTCTGTGATTCTAGACCATGAGCCAAAATTGAATTGTTTCTTTTTTGTGTTAAATTTTTAATTTTACTTTCATTTTCAACATAATATTTTCCCAAGTCATTGTTTAGCTCGTTAAGTAATAAAAAGTCTTTTGATAATCCTATTCTTATTTTTCCATCTTCCTTTGTATTTTCTAGGTCTTTGATGAATTCATCAGATACATTATTTTCTTGAAGTATGGAAACATCAATATCTGAACTTTTAATGTTATATTTGGTTAATTCGATTTGTGCAATTAATTCAAATGACCTATATAATCGAGCAATCGCATCATCATATTTGTACTCTTCTGCTTTTCTAATTGAATTATTAATCAAGCTGGCAAGTATATAGCAGTTCTTGAGGTTTATTGATTTTGATTTTACGATGTTTCCTAAAGCATTAAGATTTTTCTTTATGTCTTTTTTAATTTCAACAAATTCGATTTGATTT containing:
- a CDS encoding flavin reductase family protein gives rise to the protein MKINVKKHTMMYPAPAVVASAYDEDGNADACTLAFATMCSHHPPAVMIAINSTLKRKTLKSILDSEEFCLAFPSVEHMVEVDYLGIESGYNANKLEKINFNYRKAQKVNAPIIDEFKVSLECKVMHIAEVGSHTQITGEIVNVQADESVLNEKNKIDFELLDPLAYDDITHSYYRTGEKIDNAFKPGLKFKK